The following nucleotide sequence is from Scheffersomyces stipitis CBS 6054 chromosome 4, complete sequence.
CCCCATTGCGGAAACTGATCTTTATATACGGTCTACTGTCAGTATACGTTTCAGGCGTATCAAGTTTAAGTCCAAGAGGATTCTCGCTATTAGTCTCGCCCTGTGAGAGGTTGGACAAGCTTTCACTAATCTTCAACTGTAAGCCTTTGGGAACTACAGACTTCAACTCGGTGCCGCACAACTCGCAGTATTTCATTGATGGATGGTTGATAAAAGTACATTGAGGACATTGATCGTCCCGTCGATTGCTTTGCAGGGCTAATGAGTCAGTTCGTTCGGCTGAAGTATCAGCCGCTTGAGAAAGTTCCGAGCTATTGATAGAGTCTAGGGTTCCTTCCGAACCGATGGCAGAGTCTAGGGTTCCTTCTTCTATGATCTTGGTTATGTAAACTCGGTTAGGTCGTATACCACAGGAAACGCATTTGGGCAACTCGTTATCCAAGTCGAAGTCCAGCGATATTGTATTACTATATGAGCAGATTTTGCAGATCCAAGTAATCTGTTTGGGCTCTTTTGGTTGTTCCTCAAGAGAACTTTCAGTTTCTTTGCCTTTTCCGGAGGTCTTCAAGTATGCTTTGATCTTTGGCGAGGAGCGGAAGAACTTCTCGATCACCTCGCAGTGCGATATATACGCCAACTCGATGGCTACAGAGTTAGAAGTGACATTGCTGTCGAAGTATatgattctcttgttgGTCAAATAGACAATTCCCTTTTGTCTTGCTAGAATCTTCAGTTTACCCTGGTAGAGACCCACATAGTCTTTGGTGCAGAGAAAGTCCTCGCCATCCTGGAGAATGGGCCGGTTGGAACGGTTGACGAGAATGGGTTTCCACACATGGAGCCACGACATGTGAGGTGCAATTGGTGtgaagaatgaaaagaagagtattgTATGGAGATTTTTCGCATCTTGATATCTTGATTTGCGCACTGATAGGAAGTGTGGAGAGGAATTCGAATGCGAAAATGCCataaagagaagaagaaagcaagcCGAATGGAGAGATCAGATCAAGTTATTCATTCAGTATTCagtattcaattcttcaattcctaAGTAAAACGAACCAATGAACATTTTCAACTACTCGGTAGATTTCAGGGTTAATAATCATTTAAGGGTATATTGATCTGTTTAGTAATGATTTTCATCTAAACTGcttcagaaacagacaGCACATTCACCAGTCTTATTCTGGTAATCTGTAATTCggatattcttcttcgatcATGATGTCAAGTGTATTACTTTTTGTAACTTCTGTGAAATTGTTGGTCTTTGGTTTTTCGCCAATGTTCATTGATTTGGTACTAATTACTATTCTATTCAATATGATTACTAGTACATAATCCCAACGGCACTCTTTTATTCTTCTCCTACGGCAGAACGACAAATATGTCTCGTCTCATTCTGAAATTGGTTAATAAGATTAGCTGCAGACATTGAGTTATAAGGATTAATACCCAgacaatcaagaagttgtcatTCTATTTAGAAATATTCACTAATCTTCGTTGATTTGATATTATTCATTAATGTTCAGTAATTAATATTGACATTAAATACTATTCCAGATATTCATCAATATCCAGCAATTACTTCTACATCCTTATGCTATTCCTTTGGGTAAAATATACACTTAGAGACAGAGTCTCATTGCTCTATTAATGTCGCCCGCTCTAGTGAACGGCAGCCTTGGCTCCTCCAAACAACCCTCTGCCGATCTTGCCAAAGATGATCAAGCCacagaaaaagaagctgCACACCCACAACCAGACGGCAATGGAATCTTCCTGTTGCAAGGAATAGTACTGGTTCACAAAAACATAGTTTTCAAAGTAGACTATTCCACAAGCTGCAAGGGATACGATTGTGCTGGAAAGAAAACCGGACAACGTTCCgtccaacaacaaccacAATCCGGGGTTCATCAATgaccagatgatggagACTTGTAAGAAGGAACTCCATTCAATTTTACGGATAGCATAACTGATTCCCAAAAAGGTGACAGAGGCACGAAGCAAGTCATTAAACAAGTTGGAGTACGTCGTCTGGGCATGGGGAAAAGGGTTGGAAGAcaacaatctcttggaGAAATTTGCAGGCAACACTTTATCCATGATGGGCTGGATCAATCCCATGATCAAACCCTGTACAGTTACGgcaaagaaaaagtcagCTAACTTGACAAAGTCTCCGTCCACGTTAAAGTAATTGcccaacttcaatttttcaagaacacTGAACACAAACACGTTGGTGACTGTCAAAGGGAAATTTGCTAACTCGttggttgcaaaatgttGGTAGTTGATGTGTTTCGTGATCTCGTTGTACACAAAAGCagacaaagacaagatGATAACCTTGATGAATACGGGTAATTTGGATAAGCCCTTCGATTCAACCAAAGTGGCGGGAGCTATGGATGGTGAGCCGCCGCCATTTTGGGATTTAGAATTCGGAGTTTCAAGCTCCTTCTTTAGCAACTGGTTAATGTCGTAGTCAGAATCATTTACGCTGTTCAAGTTAAGCAACGAGTTATCATTGTAGATTCCATAGAGCGAAGGCTTGGTCAAATTGACGACTGAGTCAGTTCTATCGATTCGCGGAGTCGACGCGCCAGAATTATTGGCCGACGcggtggaagaagatgccATGTTCTTAAGATTTGTATGGGAAATTGCCGTTCTTCTGGGATCTGTCattgtgaaaattgaaataattTAAAAACGGAAAAGGTCAAGATCCACTAAAACGACTATGGACAAATGTAAAGATGTAAAGAATGCTATGTTTACGAGAATTGGGCTCGTGAATTTTGATCTGTTTAGCTTTTGTAATGCTAAGATTTAATGggtttgaaaaatctgcCAGATGAGACtagaaaagttgaaaaagacTAAATTTAGACGGAAACACGTGATCCACTGCAACAATGTCAAAATTAACAAGAATGCCGCTAGTAATCTCTAGAAGTGAATCTGTAAACCTTTCTGTAGTGAAAGAAAAGTGGTGACCATTAAATCTTGTGAGTACAGCAGAATTGGAATTTTCGtatttcttgtttggtCACGGGAGTAACGGCATGTGATATTAGTCTTTGTCGTCGTATAGCGTGGTCTGATTGTGCAATATACGAGTTAAAAGAAGTGGGAAACAGAGGTTTATTTTGCTTCTCTACCCGAGAGGACGAATATGCTACCTATGTAACCTAATTATTTTTCCTTGTGGTTATAATGCTAAGGATTGTCGGTATTCCTGCTTAGTTGATTCTCCacatttcaagattttgtaTATGCAGGTTACTAACATAACAAGGTCCTTGGGTAGGCTACGTTGAAAAGGCGAACCAGCCAGTTAAAAGACCAACAAGAGCCCTGCTGCTACCATGAGAAATATCAGATATGATTCATATAGTTTAATATTTAGACATCTCTTCTAAATTGTCTTTTTCATCAACTAACATGATTTTGATATTATCACGTGACCCAACACTACAAAGCGCAGGATGTACTTGTAAAGTCTAGATACAAAACAAACATAGATTATTTTTCAGGTTGTTCCCTAATAACATACTAGATATGTCTTCCAACGTGTTTGAGACCAACGAGGGAGCTGAACATGTCAACGAAGCCAATCGTGTTGTACGAGATGCTGAGTCcgacgacgaagaggaagaaatggaagatGCCATGGATATTGAACGTGATGAACAGGTAGATGCTTTGATAGAAGgttttggaattgactctgatgatgaagacgaagacgatggcgctctttttctttcctCGTCTGAGGATGATTTCGGACTGGACGGCGAgccaattgaagatgactaTAATGAAGACTATAATCTACGTGATGCTTTGAGAAGCGCTGGGAACTTCAAAGtaaggaagaagaagtctacGGCTAAATCATTTTACAGGCGTAAAGTAACTCAGAGTGAAAACAGGGATTTGGATCCGGAGGTTAGGCTGTATATGTCGCAGGCTAACGAAGCATTTGCACACAACGACTATCAAGTTGCTCGCAACCTCTACCTTGAAGTCGTCAGATTAGATAAAAAGAATTACAACGCCTACAAGACATTGGGAGAGATTTCTCAACATCAGGGCAAGTTGAATCAATGCTGTAGCTACTGGTTTATTGCAGCTAACTTGCGGCCCTGGGATAGTAAATTCTGGGGCGATGTAGCTGAACTTAGTACTCAATTGGGTCATACTGACCAAGCGTTATTTTGCTATAATAGGGCCATCTCTTCTGAGCATAAGAAAAGTGCACGATTCATCCTTCAAAGAGCCCTTGTAtacaaggaaatcaagCAATTTGGGCGGGCTTTGGAAGGATTCCAGCGAGTGAGACAGCAATATCCCACTGATGCTTCTATTGTGAAAAACTTAGCTGCGGTGTATGTAGAGCAGAAACGGTTGAACGATGCTATCAATTTGTATATGCGCATTCTCGACAGCAACATCCATCCAAATCCACAGAACAAGCAAAAGTATCCTAAATTCACGTGGGCAGAGTTGAACATTCTCTTGGAGTTGTATGTTCAACAGCATTCGTGGCGTGTTGCAATAAAGGTCACTAGGCTTGCCGCTAGATGGATCCAGGGTCGTGAAAAGGAGACATGGTGGGATGAGAATGACGACGACAGCGAATTCGACCCCAAACGCAGAAATGAGGTTATAGACAAGTTGACCGATACCGCGAAGAAGGCAGAAGCCAAGGAGAAACCCTTTGAGTTGCCCATCGATATCCGCTATAAGATTGGAATCTTACGCCTAGGTTTGGATCAACGAGATGAAGCTTTGCATCATTTCGAGTTCTTGCTAGACGAACAACTGGAGATCCctgacttgttgaaagagACTGGTAAGGCATTGGAAGAGAACGGGTACCATGAGGAAGCCCTTCAATTCTTGACAAGGGCTATTTTTCCAGAAGATACTGGGGAGCAACTTGAACTAGTCAATCTTCTAGGGAAGTGTTATTTAGAAATTGGAGACTACAGTCAAGCCAAGAGTGCCTACACCGACCTTCTTACACAAGATTCGAAGAATTTAGACTACAAGTTGGCTCTAGCTGAAGCCCTCTACcatcttggagaagaagtagattcGAAGAAATTATTAGTAGAAGTCTCAAAGGAGAGCCACAAGCTGCTCCTGGATGTAAATGATGAACTAGATAAGTCTGCTGAAGAGAGTTTGTCATTGATCAAGTCCCTGAAGTTTATCAGATCCAAGACAGCAAAGCTCACAGATCAAGAGAAACTCGAAATAGAAAACCATGCCAAACGAAGAGTGCTAGAGATCTACAGACGTATGGAAAGACTCGAAGAGTCTACTATAAATGGTGATGAAGTAGCCATAAGTGCATGGATGCAATTAGCTTCTCAGTTGGTGGATATGTTCATGAGTGTTCGGAGTTTCTTTCCCCGTGACAAGAATCGTACTTTCAAGGGTATTGTTCTCTATCGTagaaagaagcagatgGGCATTGACGAGAAGTTGGCTAGAGTATACAACTTGTACGAAGGTATAACCAATGACGAGAACTACTCCAGGCAGTTCTTGACTTCCAAGACTGAGTACCGTGGTTTAAACTACGACCAGTGGTTTGTCATTTTCCTTCAGTATGTAATCTATGTGTCGAAGTTCGATCACAACACGGAGTATGCCAAcgaaattgtagaagttgcAATGTCTGTCAGTGTCTTTGTTCAggacaagaacaaggaagCATTGTTGCgaatcttgaagttgaagtttggCATTGAACGCAGCGAGGCTAGTTCCACAGTAACGACATTTGTCAGGTTTTTCCTTATATCCAACCAGTTCTCTCCCTTCGTGTATAAGTTTTTCATCTGTTGCTTTGCCTCGGGAATCAAATTCTGGGAAACGTTCACCAACTACAACCACCAGAAGTTTTTCTTGCGTCAGTTGAAGGCTCACGACTCTATTATCCTCAACAAAAAAATCACAGGCATGGCTACGATCACTGCTGATTTGAAGGATACTACACTTCCTAAAGAGCACCCTGACCTTTTGTATGTGTATGCTAATTTGCTAGGAGGGAGCAGAAGTTATGTCTCCTCAGTTGTGTACTTGAATCGTGCCTATAGGCACTACGACAGAGATCCGATGATTTGCTTGGTGTTGGGACTAGCCCATGTGCACAGGTCTATGCAGAGACTCAGCTCAAACAGACATATCCAACTCTTGCAAGGAATAAGTTATGTGTTGGAATACAGAGATCACCGAAAACACAATTCCACCTCCTATGAGTTGCAGGAGATCGAGTACAACTTTGGAAGACTCTTCCACATGTTGGGGTTGAGCTCGTTGGCCGTTAACCATTACAATAAGGTTTTGGAGTATCATGACGAATTGTCTGAAGATCCAACTTATGATTTGTCTGTTGATGCAGCGTACAACTTGACGTTAATCTACAATATTAATGGTAACACCCAATTGGCAAGACGCTTGATGGAGAAGTATTTGACAGTGTAATCTAGTAAAATTGATGTGTAAAGTAGCAAGGTTGTTGATTAATTTTAATATCGTATAGAGACAGCATAATATACTAAAGTACATTACAGTATAAGACattacaagaagaaattagTGACagaattcaaaatgaaCTTAGTAGAGCTATGAGTAGCTTAATGAATATTGTTTCAAAGTACATAGTATGAAGCTAGAATTAAATAAGGCGTATGATAGCGTTATTGTAGTGATAGCATTATATggattgcaaaatcttgaCTGCGCTACCATGTTTCAACATCGCTATACCAAAAATGAGATGCCATTTTTCTACTTactcttgttcttcaattcttcgtcCAAATAATAAGAGACATGGTCAGGCTCAAGCAAAGATACATACTATTTGACATTCTATATCCGCCCTCGGTTGAATCGTCCGAATCGGCAGAATTTAGCgtttctgaatcttctgCACTTCTCACATTGCATCAGACATCGCCAGCTTCCATAAACCATCGTACACTAGTTCATGCCATTCGTAAGTCGATACAGGAGCACTATGGCGATTTCGGAGCAGGATCGGCGGGTCTTCTGGTTTCTATCAAATATTTCAGCAACAAGACTTCTACAGGCATTATACGATGTGGTAGACTGACTTTTCATACAGTAATAGGTGCGCTTTCATTGATAGACAGTATAGAAGGCAATCAGCTAATAATCCGATGTATCCATGTGAGTGGCACCATCAAGAAATGCGAGGAGTACTCGATACGAAGAAGCCGTGACCTCATGCGGTTGATAAGCAAAGACACGACgagaaagaaggaagagtATGTGAACTCGTTAGACCTACAGGCTGACGAGTTTGAGACCGTTGAACCGGATCTAGATATGGATTGAAAGGAATAGAATGCTTAGCGGACATGACACTCTTATTAGAGAAACAGAGAAGTGTACATACGCTACAATCAATAGGTGTAGGTGATATCAGAGAAACCCACTGAGGTGGTTGTAATATCGTCATTATTAGCACTAATTGGTAAGTGAGAGCACATAGAGAACTGAAATATTAGTGATTAATATACGACAAAATTTCACTAAATAACCAATTtaaatatatttatttcttcttcgcttTTTATTATGTCTTTGTCACTATCCGTTGCAACTTTACAAGCTTGTTTTGGAATAACCATTCAATAGTACATTCTTATATTGTTTAGGGTTTGCATACCTGTAAGCGAATATTTGGATGCGCTTACAGAAACTATATTGAGCCATAACGatattttcacttttcatCCAGCACATTTATCCAACTAACACCAGACTTTCCTTATTGTTTGTTGACCCATATCCCCCTGTTCTACTACTTGTACAATGGCTACTGACGGTCAAGGAAAGAGCGCAAGAGCTCCTAATGATAATGTGGACTACTCCTTATATTTGGTAACAGACTCTACCATGATTCCAGAATCATCTACCTTCATCAAGCAGGTCCAGGAAGCCGTAGATAGCGGTGTTACTTTGGTTCAATTGCGTGAAAAGTCGCTTTCGACTCTTGAATTCGTTAAAAGAGCCGAAGAAGTTCACAGTATAACCAAAAAGAAGGGAATTCCTTTAATTATCAATGATAGAATTGATGTCGCACTCGCTATAGATGCTGAAGGTGTTCATGTTGGTCAGGATGACATGCCTGC
It contains:
- a CDS encoding predicted protein, with translation SANNSGASTPRIDRTDSVVNLTKPSLYGIYNDNSLLNLNSVNDSDYDINQLLKKELETPNSKSQNGGGSPSIAPATLVESKGLSKLPVFIKVIILSLSAFVYNEITKHINYQHFATNELANFPLTVTNVFVFSVLEKLKLGNYFNVDGDFVKLADFFFAVTVQGLIMGLIQPIMDKVLPANFSKRLLSSNPFPHAQTTYSNLFNDLLRASVTFLGISYAIRKIEWSSFLQVSIIWSLMNPGLWLLLDGTLSGFLSSTIVSLAACGIVYFENYVFVNQYYSLQQEDSIAVWLWVCSFFFCGLIIFGKIGRGLFG
- the POP5 gene encoding RNase P and RNase MRP subunit involved in RNA processing, producing MVRLKQRYILFDILYPPSVESSESAEFSVSESSALLTLHQTSPASINHRTLVHAIRKSIQEHYGDFGAGSAGLSVSIKYFSNKTSTGIIRCGRSTFHTVIGALSLIDSIEGNQLIIRCIHVSGTIKKCEEYSIRRSRDLMRLISKDTTRKKEEYVNSLDLQADEFETVEPDLDMD
- a CDS encoding RNA pol III initiation factor TFIIIC subunit, with protein sequence MSSNVFETNEGAEHVNEANRVVRDAESDDEEEEMEDAMDIERDEQVDALIEGFGIDSDDEDEDDGALFLSSSEDDFGSDGEPIEDDYNEDYNLRDALRSAGNFKVRKKKSTAKSFYRRKVTQSENRDLDPEVRSYMSQANEAFAHNDYQVARNLYLEVVRLDKKNYNAYKTLGEISQHQGKLNQCCSYWFIAANLRPWDSKFWGDVAELSTQLGHTDQALFCYNRAISSEHKKSARFILQRALVYKEIKQFGRALEGFQRVRQQYPTDASIVKNLAAVYVEQKRLNDAINLYMRILDSNIHPNPQNKQKYPKFTWAELNILLELYVQQHSWRVAIKVTRLAARWIQGREKETWWDENDDDSEFDPKRRNEVIDKLTDTAKKAEAKEKPFELPIDIRYKIGILRLGLDQRDEALHHFEFLLDEQSEIPDLLKETGKALEENGYHEEALQFLTRAIFPEDTGEQLELVNLLGKCYLEIGDYSQAKSAYTDLLTQDSKNLDYKLALAEALYHLGEEVDSKKLLVEVSKESHKSLSDVNDELDKSAEESLSLIKSSKFIRSKTAKLTDQEKLEIENHAKRRVLEIYRRMERLEESTINGDEVAISAWMQLASQLVDMFMSVRSFFPRDKNRTFKGIVLYRRKKQMGIDEKLARVYNLYEGITNDENYSRQFLTSKTEYRGLNYDQWFVIFLQYVIYVSKFDHNTEYANEIVEVAMSVSVFVQDKNKEALLRILKLKFGIERSEASSTVTTFVRFFLISNQFSPFVYKFFICCFASGIKFWETFTNYNHQKFFLRQLKAHDSIILNKKITGMATITADLKDTTLPKEHPDLLYVYANLLGGSRSYVSSVVYLNRAYRHYDRDPMICLVLGLAHVHRSMQRLSSNRHIQLLQGISYVLEYRDHRKHNSTSYELQEIEYNFGRLFHMLGLSSLAVNHYNKVLEYHDELSEDPTYDLSVDAAYNLTLIYNINGNTQLARRLMEKYLTV